A segment of the Lycium ferocissimum isolate CSIRO_LF1 chromosome 10, AGI_CSIRO_Lferr_CH_V1, whole genome shotgun sequence genome:
AAATAACTTCCAGGCAGCTTACAGCTCCTCTCTACAATTTTGTGCCACTTATGCAAAGGGTAAAAGCTTTGGGAACTCTTGTTTAAGCTAAAGTTTCACTTCTTTTGTTCAAGTAAGTTTCTTAGTTCTACCTGCTTGACTTGTAGACACAACTAGAGATCACAAAATCTAAAGCACTTGTCAACAAAATCAAAAGGGAGAACAGATGCATCCCAGACTTGATTTACCAAATAGAAGATTATGAGAAATACCTCATACAAATCAGCAAGGCGACGAAAATAAACTTACTGAGGCATGCAAAACGAAGCACCTCCAGGGACTTCAAGATAATAGAGCCAAAAAGTTTTTCCGTAGAAGACAATGTTGGAATCCAAGATGGAGATAATAATGATGCAGCAGGACGTGAGAGTGAATCAACAGAAGACCTCCTCCACGAggaagaaggaaatggagcATTAGATGAATCAGTGGCTGATGCGGATGATGAAGGAAATGGAGCAGAAGACGAATCAGCAGCTGGtgctgatgatgatgatgaaggaaATGAAGTGGAAGAGGCATACAATAGTCCACCCGTAGTAGAGGCTTCGGAGTCTGAGGGTGATGCTGAAGCTCCTAAGGCAAAGAGAGCAAAAATGAGGAGAGTTGTTGAGGACTCAGACGAAGAAGCATAGTAAAAGACAACATTGTCAAATTGTAAAGCTGTGAGCACTGGTCTGGCAACTAGGATTCAtgtaaatatgaagaaaaagttTGAAGTTTCTTTTTGTAGTTTCCAACTCCATCtaaatttctctctcttttttttttttggtagcaGTCGTTTGGAAATTTCTTTGTAGTTTTGGTGAAGAAAAATGTATTTTATTGTGTATATCCAAATAGTTTACTTTTGTTCGTTATAAGTTTGGAGTAATACCAAAGGATCTAAAAGTTGAAAGAAACAAATTCCATATTATTATTTGGATATATAGTGATTAGTGACCATGTAACTAACACACTTTTAAGGGAAGCTAGCTGTGCTTCTCGAAGTTACGTTTCAACAAGAATTATTGATTCCTAATATATACATTCCTTTGTCTATCTTGAATCGTTTTAAATTCctaataaaatttgaaattacatacatatattttattcttgAGTCGTACACAGTTTGATTGAATGAAATCTTGGAAACTTCTCTTTATGTACCTTTTCTTTTCAACAAATCACGAGCGGGGGTCTGTattcaagttttgaaaatgcagtcataaataatattaaatggtaCTAAGATTTTGCCGCAGTAACTGTTACATATCAAACATACATTATGCTCTTTGAATACAAAAAACTGCGCGGAtgcaaaataaaggaaaaaaaaaaaaaaaaaaaaaaaactaaattaagAAGTGACACTTCGAGCGTTAGCTAATGCGCACAACTCAGTGGAGTGACCACTTACACAGGTCTAGAATTCTAATTCTAGCAAATTCCTTGTCTTGTTCAACAAAAATGTTCTCCAATTGCTAGAAGGTGACCCCAATCCaaagaagttgaaaaataaatatattcattaaaaataaaacattagTACTTATCTATAGAGTCATTTATTTACTATGATCTCTCCAAATACTTTTTactatgaaaattttgattacttgtatttttataatttttatacatgTAAAATGGAAATGGAAATCAATTTTGAATTCCATGAGAATTAGATACGTAAAAAACATTGTTTAGGACAAAGTAGGAgctgtaatatatatatatttttttgaacgATACAGAAATAGGAGTTGTAATACTtttgaaaaggaagaaagtagaCCGACAATTGAGAGAGTATGACAgtaataaagttaaaaaaaaattcgtccTCTCACACTCAGAGTCACCAACTGGTAGCAATATTTTCCCTGTGGCGTAAAGCAAAAATAAAAGGGAACAGCAATATAATTACCCCCCAAAGGCAAAGGGACAATAATAATCAGAAAAgagcaccacacacacacaccactcTCTCTTACTCATTCGACACCACCACGCGCCGGCTGTTGTACAGTTCCGGCGAACATGAGCGAAGACGCCAAAAGAACGGGAGTTGCTCAGCCGTCCTCCGATGATCGGAGAAGTTCCTCGGGTTCCGTTCCTTCGAAAGTAACCATCAAAAGTGCCGATATGAAACCTGATGTCCAAAAGGAAGCTGTCGACATTGCTATTGCTGTATGTATATATTCCATTATTCGCTTATCCTATTATAATTATACTTGTATGAGTTGATGCCATTTTTTGCTTGTCTGATTAGGCATTTGAGAAGCATAGTGTAGAGAAGGATGTAGCTGAAGCGATTAAGAAGGAATTTGATAAGAAGTACGGTCCTACTTGGCATTGCATTGTTGGTAAAAACTTCGGTAAGTCATCACTTGCTTATTCCCACCATATCAATCAAATTCGTACTAGTATATATTGGTTGATAGCTTTAACAATTTAATATGGTAAGCGAAACTGGTAATTTGTTGTATTCCTCGTGATCTGATGGGATGATATGCTCTGCATATTCAGAATGATGTGGATCTAGCACTTCACAAAACATTGCATTGAGTTTCCCCACAGATTATAACTTATGTGTTGGAAAAGAtattaaagttgtagaaaacatAAATTGGTTAAAGTTTGATATTTgaattcatgtctaaataggATTTATAGTGAGAATGAGTTAAAGTAGGATTTATAGTGAGAATGAGTTAAAGTAGGTTTCGTACTATTATAAATAGAGGTGCTGCTAGCTATTTTCATAGAGTGGAGAATTGTAGAGCACATTCAATGATTTATGAGTTCATGAAATGCAATATTTTCCTTCACCTATGAATGTTGATGATTTGTGGATGGATCAAAGAGGTAGCATTAGGTGAATTCTATGCCTTGTTCAGATGGAGTTGCTACTTATGCTTCTAGTAGGTAGCAGGTGAATTAGTGTGGGGTTTTGCGCAAGGCGGCCCAAATACCTACCCTTATTAAAAAAAGGTATTTGTAAATGGGTCTGATCCACCTCTATTAGGTGATCTTCTCGAAATGAAAAAGCTCATCTAGCGAGTTAGAATGGAGGAGGGCATTGTCTTATATTTGGTGTTGATTCTGACCAGAAAGTGTCATAATCTCTAACCTCTGCAACAACCCCAACAACAAGATACCCACtctaatcccacaaagtggggtctcgagaggatagagtgtacgcagaccttaccccctaCCTaagaggtagagaggctgtttccgatagaccctcagtTCGGATATTACAAAATTTGTTTAGGAGAATAATGAGGTCACTCAGGTTCAAATTTGGTGGAGGCAAAAAAGTAGTAGGTGATTTCTTTTCATCCACCTAAATCTTGGTGGGCAGAGTTACCCGGTACTTGTGTTGGTGTGAGGTAGCAGGTACCCGGTGAATTAATCAAGGTGCGGGCAAGCTGGCCAGAATACTACCTTCATAAAACAATATCGTATAGTAAAAGTGAGAAACTGCATCATGGGTTTTATTGCGAGAATGAGTGTTAACGATAAGCATCCTTCTCAAAAAAAGAATGAGTGTTAATGATAAGCATAGGTACTATGTGAGCCATGTACCCTTTTTTAAACAAGTATCTTATTTCGCTTGTACTTATGAGTAGCATATGAAAGTGTGGCTTTGTGTTTCCCTTCTATTTTTTGAAGAATAGTCATCAAAGAAACAATAGATTGCAACTGTGTACACTAGTACAATGGGTTAATTAAAAGTCTCACTGtgaaatttaatatattttacaaTTGTAATTAACTAGCAGTTGCTTCTTTCATTTATTGATCTCTGCTATTTTGCCCGAGTCATCAGCGCTAAGTACTAAGACTATGATTTTAACCTAAATTTGACTGTTTCTTGTTACCTTTCTAATGCATTTGTGCTTCcaagctgtaaattgtgctgcTTGTTTAGAGTGAAAAATCTGCAGTTAAAGCAAGGTATTCTTTGTTGGCCTGTAGAGATCACATATTTTCCCTTGATAACAAGACAATCTCCTTTCCTTCCATGCATCATTTGATCGGCGGTAGTTGCGATGAGACAGTGGCCTAGTTCATAGGAGTTCGCAAGTGGCAAGTAACATTCAGCAAATGCGTGAAAAGGCCAACGTCGTATATTAGTTGGACtgcttgaaaataaatattttagagaTTTGACTTGAAAGAGAAAATTAACGTGGAAATGCCTTAAGGATCTAAGATGTagaaagtagaaatttgatatCTATCAAGGTGTCTTATGGAAACTGATAGACTTCTCACGAAAGTTGAATATTAGCTGGAAAGACCAAAAGTAGAAGTGAGAATTCAATTGCAGAAGCAAGAATACCACTCCCtcagtcccaatttatgtgattcACTTTCCTGTTTAgcctgtcccaaaaagaatgatacatttctatatagaaataatttaacttaacaCTTCCCCTTTTACCCTAATGAAATGATTACaactacacaaatatctatgacttgttttagaccacaagtttcaaaagtccttttttttcacttaaactccgtgtctagtcaaactatatcacataaattggacggagggagtatatttgtTTCCTCATTCTTTGGATAGACCGAAGGTCAACTGTGGTCAATAACTGATTTGACAAATTTGAGTAAGGTGCTGTTGGTATGTCAAAGCCATTTCGACCTATCATGCCTTTTATGTGTCATGCTTGTTGGTTCCGTAAAGCAATACCTTTGTAATGTTTGTTGCACCCCTGTTACTAACGTTTAAGGTTTAGTGGCTTAGTCGGTCCGTGGTCAGGTTCTGCTAGACAGTTTAACCCTCTTTCATGTGAAGTTCAAGGCATATAAACTTTACGAATGTTTATGACTACTATTTTGGAGTTTATAGCGATAGAAAATGTTCTGCCAATTATCCGGTGTTTTACAGTGAAATTATGTAGTAGTAACACCAATCTGTTGCCAAGATTTCTTTGGTCTGATCTGGCATTTATTTCAAATTGGTTAACCTCAAATTTTCTGTTTGGTGTTATGATCCGGTGGAGGATGATAAATTGGGATGTTGGTGCTGGTTATACTAAAGAAAATATCTTAGCGTTAGAAAACACAGATTTAGCTGTCATGAAGGTTGGCAAAATCATTTCAATGAGAAGATGGAAAGCCTGGGTTGCTGCTTTGCCGTGCCATTGTTTTTGTGGTCTGGTGACAGGTTATAGAGTTTGATGGGATGAAACTTGTGCTGCTCATTCTTCTTCCGCAAATATGTTTGCTTAGAAGATTAATCATAATTAACTAGCTTGATTTACAACTCATTTGCAATTACAGTGGTGACAGTGTGTGCTGTCTCTTGTAGGCTCTTACGTGACTCATGAAACGAATCACTTTGTCTACTTCTATTTGGATTCAAAAGCTGTACTTCTGTTCAAATCTGGGTGAACTTGGTGTTGACATTGACGGAGACACTGATGGGAGTTAACTCAGATGATGATGCTATATTTTGCCGTTGTACGTATTCAATTGAAAATTCCAAGCTGCGATGATTTGGCGGAAAATTCAGTTGTACCTTGTATATTTCTGCTTTTACATTGTGTAAACAATTCTAAACTTGGTCAAAGTTCTCTAAGTTGTTCGTTAATGCTTTGATAACTTGAGACACAACAGAAACAATGGCGTCTATTGAGTGGCCAGGACATTAATTGCCCcttccaaaaaaagaaagacaggAATGGTGAAAACAGCCAAGAGTGGTGTTTGATCATATTGTTAAGGTTTTTGTCTAGATGGAGTGGTGATTACTTTTATAAAGCATTTGGCGACCTCGTGTGAAGAATGAAAACATTTTTCTAATATGCGGTGAAGGCTTGAAATGGAATGGTGGTTGTTTACGGTATTTACTAAGTAGTTTTTTGAGATAAGGCACTAGTAACTCCGAACTTTACCCAAAATTTTCGCGACATAACTTTCTGTTCTTGGGAACTCTTGGTCtgcattttaaattattttaaagtgTAACAAATACATGGTGCTGAGGTGGCATAGAAAGTGTGCTCAGTCTCTTGGAGGCATGTGAGAAGCGAAAATAGGCTAAATTTATGATTAATGTGAACACATGTCCTTTTTTAATTGGACactttataattaattagtaccCATAATTAATTAACATTAAAACTGAATCTGATATCtatttaattactttattttctttctttatgaaatagagtcaaaattattttattttaaatttttagaaatacaattaatttttttgggcaGGGGCCAAATTATTCGAACTCAATCTTCAAGTCTGATTTTGGTGTCCGATTTCTACTTGGTTTGAAGATCAAAATTGGTTactggcaaaaaaaaaaaaaagggtaaaaaataaaGTGGTTAATTGTAAAATGGCAGATCATTTCCAAAATGTGGTTAATTGTAAAATGGCAGATCATTTCCAAAATGTGGCAATTTGTGCAAATCTGTAATTTCagcttcatcatcttcttcaaagAAGAAGCTCAATTTTTTTGAGCCAATCTCCTCCAGTACTCTATCAAATGAGCTTAAATTTGAGAACAACTTCCTCACAACTCTGTGAACAAGCCTAATCACCAATTTCTTCAAACAAATACTAATGAGTTAAGATACTtcatagttttgatgatttgacaaatacGCCAAGGACCGGATCCTCGATCGGTCCCCAGGCCTTGTACGGTACACGGCAGTATGCTTGTGTGCCTTTGTTCCGACAGCGGAAACAGTGAGACCATAACAACGCGTACATGTATACGATTAAAAGACAAAGGACCATTGTAATGTCCCTATCCATGTCACCTCTTTATGCTCTCTCTTAATGGCCTCATATATATACCGACATGTTGGCATTATTTAACCTAACACTTGAAAAACTTAAAAATCCAATTCATACAAGTGCGGCCGCCACGCTCTCGAGTGCTCTGAGAACAAAGCTCCACAATTAGAAGGACAGTTACCCACGTTGAAGATGCTTTAGGTCCTTGGTTTTTGAAGTCTTTGTCACTTTGTTCTAtaaaattgtaaacctactcttctcttttaagaaaacatttgtTTGTAGGTggttgaattctcaaagggcAACTTTGTAGAAAGTTTATCTTcacaagcttttgagtggtacactaggctagagttagtctaggtgtttTAGTTTGAATTCTTGAGAAGTTGTTTTTAAGTACATTTACCTACttaagcttttgagtggtacacttgTCTAGAGGTAGGCAAGGTGTATTAGGTTTCTCGGCCTAGAGGAGTAAAAAGGGATGAAGGTTGCGAAGTTGTTTGTGAGGGGAGATTAGTGGTCTAGATTCACCTCTGATAGAGGTGTTGCGAGGGGTAGAATTAGGAATAATTCGAGTGGACAAAAAACTTGTAATCTTACCTTTGCTCGGTCCCCAGTGAATTTGAAAATCCTACTAGGGTgagtcgtggtttttaatcccttgagaaAGGAGTTTTCCATAAATGTCTTGCGCTTACTTAACACAACTATCAGTGAAAACAGTTTAGGGACCAGGTCCCTTAGACTGTTCCAGTGAACTCTTAGGTTGTGAACTATTAAAGTGTGAACCCTCAGGTTCTATcaattagtatcagagcagattctttctaaaaggttaacacctagaaaagATCTTTCTCATGGCTAGTTCACCAAATCTAGAGGAAGGACAATCTATCACAAGACCACCAATATTCAATAGAAAGCACTATGGATGGTGGAAGGCAAGAATGCATGATTTTATCATGGCTAAGGATCTGGAAAGAAGGGagccaaagaaagagaagaacttTGTTCTCAATGCTGCTAAAAGTGACTCAAGCAGTGATGAATCCGATATTGCGTATCTCACTCAAAGATTTCAAAAGAGGGTTTGAAGAAATGATAGGGTCCCAAAGAAAGGAAGCTCTAGCAGGAACTGCAAAGGAAATGATTGTTTTCATAAGTGTGGGAAGCCTGGACACTTCATTAAAGAGTATCCTCTTCATAAGCAGGATTATTACAAAAACAACACTGAAAAGGCGGCTAAGAGGAACCAGGTCCCTGACAAGAAATTAATATCTCTTGCAAATGTGCTAATCGATGCCTTTCATATCCTCATTAAAGAGAAGAATGTTCTAAATGAAGAAATTTGTGGTTTAGAACATGAAAGGGATGATATGGTAGTCTCCATTGTAGATCTGAAAGAACAAGTAGATGAAGTAACAAGAGAAAATTCTCTGTT
Coding sequences within it:
- the LOC132034385 gene encoding uncharacterized protein LOC132034385: MSEDAKRTGVAQPSSDDRRSSSGSVPSKVTIKSADMKPDVQKEAVDIAIAAFEKHSVEKDVAEAIKKEFDKKYGPTWHCIVGKNFGSYVTHETNHFVYFYLDSKAVLLFKSG